A window of bacterium contains these coding sequences:
- a CDS encoding type II toxin-antitoxin system HicB family antitoxin, whose amino-acid sequence MKLPIVIYPGEDGWLVVECPAIPGCISQGKTREEAIANIEDAIKLCLEVRREMGIPETVELTELEVAV is encoded by the coding sequence ATAAAACTTCCGATCGTAATTTATCCAGGCGAGGACGGCTGGCTGGTCGTCGAGTGTCCCGCGATTCCCGGCTGCATCTCGCAAGGCAAGACGCGCGAAGAGGCAATCGCCAACATAGAAGACGCAATCAAGCTTTGCCTCGAAGTGCGCCGCGAAATGGGAATACCTGAAACTGTTGAGTTGACCGAGTTAGAGGTCGCCGTATAA